The region GAATTTCTTGACCCAGTTGGGCACGGGCAGGTTCAGGCCGCAAACCGCGCGCAGACCGTCGCCCAGGCAGCCGAAGGGGCAGACCGCGCACCAGAACCGGCCCAGGAGGAGGTATTGGACGATGAACAGGGGCCACCAGAACAGCCACATGAGCACGTTGCTCGGGTTGTCCGTGGGGTTCTGGGAACCGGCCAGAAGGAAATAGACGCCAAGCCCCAGCAGGGCCACGGAGACGGCCCGGAGGATGCCCGGAAAGTAGGGCGACTTGAAAAGCCGCTTCGTCCTGAAGAGTTGGGCCATGACACACTGGAATTAGGCGCAAAGGGAGGGAGGTGTCAACGCGGCCCCCGGACGAATCGGGGCCGGAGCGTCTGCTTGGCGATCAAAACGGCGAGGCCGATCCCGGCGACGGGGTGCGTCGCAGCGGGTCCGGCCTCGCGAGGGGCATGGTCCGGCTGCTGCCGGAGGAGTTTTCAGTCCACCGTCAGGCCTTTTCGAAAACAGGCCAATCCCGTGAACGGGCCTGGGCTCCCGAGGAGGAGATCAGGAGGCAGGCCCGCCCGGGGAGGGCGTCCGCCGTGGCCAGCGCCTGTCCCGGAGGCAGGACGAACAGGGCCGTGGCCAGGGCGTCGGCCTCCATGGCCGAGGGCGCGGCCACGGAGACGCTGGTGATCTGTCGGGGGCAGCCGCCGGTGCGCGGATCCACGATGTGGTGCAGGCGGCCGGATGCGTCCAGGGGGGCTTCATAGCTGCCGGAGGTGGCCACCGCGCCGTCGCGCAGGCGGAGAATCGAGGGGTAGCGGCCCCGGCGTTCGGGATCCTCCACCGCCACGCTCCAGGCCCGTCCGGGCGCGGGGCCGCCAGCGGCGCGGATGTCGCCTCCGGCGTTGATGAGATGGTCGTTCACGCCGAAGCTCCGAAGGGTGTCCGAGGCGCGATCCACGATGTAGCCCTTGGCGATGCCGTCCAGGGTCAGTGCCATGCCCTGCCGGCCGAGGCGAACGGTCCCGGAGTCGAGACCGACCGCCCCGGCGTCCACGAGGTCGAGAACCTCGCGGATCTCGGCGCGGGAAGGACCGGGATCGCCGGGGGCTCGGCCAGCCCGATCCTTGAGCAGGGTCACCAGCGGAAGCACCGTAGGGTCGAATGCTCCGCCGGCGACATCGCGCGTCCGCAACGCCCGATCCACCACGAACGACAGCTCCGGGGGGGCGTTCCGAAGCGTTCCGTGCCGGTTCAGGTGGGACAGGGGGGTATCGTCGCGGTGGCGATCCAGGATGCCGCAGAGACGTTCCATCTCGGCGAAAGCCGCCTCAATGGCCTCTTCGGCCCGGTCCTGCGAGGGGTGCATGGCGGTCATGGTCACGAAGGTGCCCATGAGGAAACGGGTCCGCTCCAGGCGCAGGCGCTCGGGGGCGGCGGCTTCGGCCGCGGCCAGGGACGGGGCCAGGGACAGGCCCAGGCCCAGGATGCCTCCGGCGCGGAGGAATTGACGGCGGGTGAGGATGGCGTCAGGCATTGCCTTGCTCCTTGCGGGAACCGGGGTGGGGCTTCACGTCTCGGTCTCCGGCGAATTCGAATCCGGCATCGGCGTCGTAACAGGTCAGGCCGCAGCGCAGGCAGCGGCTGGATTCCTTGATCGCCTCGCGCTCCTGAATGCCCCGGCGCACTTCCATGGTGAAATGCTGCCGTCGCATGTCCACGGGGATTTCCGGGGCGATGACGCGGGGGATGGTGTACTTCACGCGCATGTCCTTGAGGATGCTTTCAGGGATGACCCGGACCTGGGGTTCGACGGGTTGCGCCACCTCGCCGCTGGTCACGAAGAGGTGGATGGAGCGCGCGGCCTTGCGGCCGTCGGTCACGGCCTCCATGACGATGGCGCGACCGCGGCGGACCTCGCCGCCCACGAAGACGTTCGGCAGGTTGGTCTGCATGGTCGTGTCGTCGCCGTCCAGGGTGTCCCGGCGGCTCCGCTTCAGGCCCGCCAGACCGCTGGCTTCGTTGAAGGGCGTGAGATCGGGCTTGCGGTCCGTGGCCGCGATGATCAGGTCCACGTCCTCGATGATCTCGTCGGTGTCCGGGAGGGGGATGATCTCGCCGGTGGCCTTTTCTTGGTCCTTGTAGCGGCACTGTTGGAACCAGACCTTGGTGCCGCGCCCCGAGGCGTCGGTGACGATGGATACGGGCAGGGTCTGGAAGAGCACTTCGGCCCCGATTTCCTTGGCGCGCTCGACCTCTTCCTTGTTGGCGGGCATCTTGCGCTGAATGTTCGGAGAAAGAACCACGGTGCGGCGGGCGCCCATGCGGGCCACGGCCCGCGCGCAGTCCAGGGCCGTGTTCGTGTCGCCGATGATGACCACCGTCTGGTTGCGCAGCGAGGACCAGAGCGAGCCGAGACCGGTGAGGAATTCCACTCCGCCCTGGAGGTTGCGGGCGTCCGAGCCGGGGATGTCCAGGAGCGGCGTGGTCCAGGCGCCAGTGGCCAGGAACACGGCCTTGAAACCTTCCGCCTCCAGATCCTTGAGCCCGAACTCGCGGCCCAGTGTCATGTAAGTGCGCAGCTCCACGCCCAGGTCCAGGATGCCCTGGACTTCCCAGTCCACCACGTGGCGGGGCAGGCGGAATTCCGGCACGGCGTAGCGCAGCAGGCCTCCCGCCTCGGCCCGGGATTCGAAGATCACCGGGTGATGTCCCAGGCGGCGCAGGAAGTAGGCGCAGGAGAGCCCCGATGGGCCGCCGCCCACGATGGCGATCTTGATTCCGGTGTCCGGGCCGCAATGGATGGGCACGCGCTGGCCGGAGTGCATCTCCCAGTCGGCCACGAAGCGCTCCAGGGTGTTGATGGCCACGCCTTCGTCCACCAACTTGCGGCGGCAGATGTCCTCGCAGGGGTGGGGGCAGACGCGGCCCACGATGGCGGGCAGCGGGTTGCGGTTCTTGAGCGTCAGCAACGCGCTTCGGTAGTCGCCGCTCTTGACCTGCTGGATGAAGGTGCGCACGTCCAACTGCACCGGGCACTTCTGCATGCAGGGGGCCAGACAGTCGTCGAGTTTGTTCACGTGCAGAAGGCTGGCGGAGAAGCTGGTGATGCGGATGGCCCCGGTGGGGCAGACCTCGGCGCACTTGCCGCAGGAACGACAGAGGGCCTTGTTCACGATGGGCAGGCCCTCGGCCCCCAGGCGCACGGCCCCGAAGGGACAGGCCCGGACGCAGGAGCCCATTCCGATGCAGCCCATGCCGCAGGTCTTTTCGCCGCCGTAGAGCATGGCCTCGGCGCGGCAGTCGCGTACGCCTTCATAAGCGAACATTTGGCGGGCCCGGTCGCCACCGGAGCAGATCAGCGAGGCGACCTTGGGCTCCTTGTAGGCCACGCTGAGGCCCATGACCTTGGCTATGGCTTCGGCCACGTCCATGCCGCCGGCCACACAGACCTCGGGCGGAGCCTCTCCCGCCACCACGGCGGCGGCCGCCGCCGAACAGCCGGGGAAGCCGCAGCCGCCGCAGTTGGCGCCGGGCATCACTCCTTCGACCTCGGCCACGCGCGGATCTTCCTTGACTGAAAACACCTTGGAGGCCGCAGCCAGGAGCAGGGCGGCCGCCAGACTGAGACCGAATACGACCAGAACCGAAGTGGTGACCATGGTTACTCCCTTACGAAGCCATGCCGGTGAAGGCCAGGAAGGCGAGCGACATGAGACCCGCCGTGATCAGCGCGATGGGCACTCCCCGGAAGACATGGGGGATGGGGGAAATGTCGAACCGTTCGCGGATGGACGAGATGATGACCAGGGCCAGGGTGAAGCCCACTCCGGTGGCCAGGCCGAAGACCACCGACTTGGTGAAGCCGTAAGAGTTCTTCTGCACCAGGATGGCCGAGCCGAGCACAGCGCAGTTGGTGGTGATGAGCGGAAGGTAGAGGCCGAGGGCCCGGTACAGGGGCGGGATCATCTTCTTCAGGAACATCTCCACGAACTGCACCAGGGAGGCGATGACCAGGATGAAGACGATGGTGCGGAGATAGTCCAGTCCATACGGTTCCAGGAGCATCTTCTGAATCGGCCAGGTCAGGGCCACCGACATGCCGATGACGAAGATCACCGCTCCGCCCATGCCAAGGGCCACGTCCGTGGACTTGGAAGTGCCCAGGAAGGGGCAGGTGCCGAGGTATTGCACCAGGACGATGTTGTTGATGAACACCGCCGAGATGATGAGCAGGAAGTATTCCATGGTTCCTTTCCTTCGCGCCCGCTAATCCCGGGAGCACAACTTGCAGCTGCCGCAGGTCGAACACGAGCTGATGGCCTCCAGGGCTCGCGGAGGCTCGTTTTCGTGGCGCTTGGCGTTCCAGCGGTTGAGCGCGTTCATGCCGGCCAGGATCAGGCCCAGGCAGATGAACGCTCCGGGGGCCTTGACCAGGATGCTCACGGGCTCGAAGCTCGACCAGGTCACGACCTTGCCGAAAAGCGTACCCGCGCCGATGAGCTCACGCAGGCCGCCCAGGAAGGTCAGGGACATGGTGAAGCCCATACCCATACCCAGCCCGTCCAGAACCGAGAGAAAGACGGGGTTGCGCGAGGCGAAGGCCTCGGCGCGGCCTAGAATGATGCAGTTGACCACGATGAGCGGCACGAAGATGCCCAGTTCCAGGTACAGCGGATAGGTGTAGGCCTGCATGAGCAGCTCCACCGCCACCACCACTGTGGCCGCGATGAGAATGAAGCAGGCGATGCGGACCTTGGAGGGGATGATCTTGCGCAGCAGGGCCACCAGGAAGTTGGAGACCACGAGCACGAAGATCACCGCGCATCCCATGCCCAGGCCGTTTTTGGCGCTGGTGGTCACGGCCAGGGTCGGGCAGAGGCCGAGAACGATGCGGAACGGCGGCAGTTCCCGCCAGAGTCCCTTGGTGAATTCCTTGACGGCGCGTCCCATGCGGACCTCCCTGTCAGCGAGGCCAGGCGGCCAGGGCGCCCGGCTTGATTGCGGTGTAGGCCTCCGCGGCCTTGCGTACGGCAGTGACCATGCCCGTGGAGGAGTAGGTGGCCCCGGACACGGCGTCGATGTCGCCGCCCTTGTTCTTGAGGTCGAGGCCGGTCAGCGGGTGGTCCTTGTATCGTGAGGTCACTGCGGGCTGGAACACGCGCGTTCCAAGGCCCGGCGTTTCGGAATGGGTGGTCACGCCAATGGCCTGGACCACATCCTTGCCGGGATCGAAGGCGACCATCACGCCCACGTTGCCGCCGTAGCCTGGGCCATGACCCTCTATGGCCAGCGCCACGAGTTTGCCGGCGGAGAGAGCCGGATAGACCGTGATTTCCGCCCCGTCGGCCAGGGCCATCTTGCGGCGGTCGGCGATCGGGTTGTTTTCATGCTCGGGGAGCACCGCGGCCAGGGCCGGGCCCTGCACGAAGGTCAACACCTGCTCCTCGATTCGGGTCCGGGTGGCCTCCTTGAGCGAGGCCAGGGTGAAGCCCGAGGCCGTGCCGATGAGCGAGAGGACCACGATCATCTTGATGATTTCACGCATGGCGTCTGCCTCCGAAGAACTTGGGCCGGACGCGGTCCAACAGCGGGGCCAGGAGGTTGGCCAGGAGAATGGCGAAGGGGACGCCATCGGGGTAGATGCCCCACTGGCGGATGACCAGAACCAGAACTCCGGCCAGGAAGCCGTAGAGAATCATGGCCCGGTGCCCGGAGGGCGAGGAGCCGGGGTCCGGGGCCAGGAAGAAGGCGCCCAGCAGCACTGAACCGGTGCAGAGATGGAACAGGGGGCCCGCCTGGGTCAGCGGGTCCAGCCAATGGAACAGCGCGGCCATGGCCGCAACTCCGGCCAGGAAGGCCAGGGGGATGTGCGGCCGCAGGCGGCGGGAGGCGATCAGGAACAGGCCTCCCGCCAACAGCGCGATGCCCTGGGAGGCGCCGATGGCGCCCAGCTGGTTGCCCAGGAAGAGGTCGGCCAGGGGGAGGTGGTCGATGGCTCCTGTCCCCAGATATTTGAGCTGCGCCAACGGGTCCGGGGTTGGCCAGTGGGCGAGCATGAGATCCAGGTCCATGTACTTGGGCCAGGAGACCTCACAGACGGCCCAGCCGATGAGCGGGGGACAGAAGGGGTTGGACCCGAAGCCCCCGAAGACCGTCCGACCCAGCGCGATGGTGCAGAAGCTGCCTGCCGCCACAAGCCACCAGGGGGCCGTCGCGGGCAGAAGCATGGCCAGGAGCAGGCCATGGAACAGGGCCGTGCCGTTGTCCACGTCCACCTCGCGTCCGGCCAGCATCTCCAGCAGGATCTCGCTGATCACCGCCATGGCGCCGGCCAAGGCCACCACGCGGGCGGCGTCCAGTCCGTACCGCCATGTGCCCATACCGAGGGCCGGGAGCAGGGCCAGGCAGGAAAGGGCCATGAGCGAACCCAGGGTCCGACCGCAGCGCCAGTGCGAGGGCGGGCCGACGGTGAGACGGACCTGGGTGATGGCGTGTGGTTTTACGACAAGGGCGGCCATGCGAACTCCTCATTCATCCGTTGGGCGTTCAATGGACCACTCCGTCCATGGGCCAGGGGTTGGCCGCGTCGGCCAGCTCCTTGCGGGCGAAGCGGATGTAGTGCAGCAGGGGGCGGCGGGCCGTGCACCAGTAAGAGCACTGGCCGCACTCCATGCAGGAGGCCAAGCCGTAGGCCAGGGTTTTTTCGAACTGGCCATATTCCGCGTAGCGGCCGATCATGTCCGGCCGGATGCGCGCCGGGCAGTGCAGGACGCATTCGCTGCAATTGATGCAGGGATCGCCGACCATGGGGGGGAAGGCGTCCTTGGGAACCACGGTCACTGCATAGGCGCCTTTCTCCAGGCCGTGGTCCACGTCGTAGACCGTGTAGCCGCGCATGGGGCCGCCGATCACGAGGCGGTCGCCCGCGTTGATGGGCACCCCGGCGAATTCGAGAATGTAGGACAACGGGGTGCCGAGGACGGCTCGATAGTTCTTGCCCGCGAGGGTGAAGACGGTGTCCGTCACCGGACGTCCGGTCTCCATGATCCGGCCGATGAACCAAAGCTTCATGACGCTGACCGCGATGGTGTTTTCCGGCTTCTCCCGCCCCGTGGCGGCGAGAACCGCGAGGTCGGACAGGGAGTTGGGGTACTCCGGTTTGACCCGTACCGTTTCGCAGCCGGGCAGATTCTGGTCCAGGGTCGCGGTGACAAGGACCATGCGCTGGGGGGCGATGAGCTTGCGCACCGCCTCAAGGCCGCGCAGAAGGGTGGGCTGGGCATCGCGCATGAGCTGCTCGGCGACGGATACGGTGGGTTCGGGGTTGACCCCGTTTATGACCAGAATCTCTCTGTTCAGCATGAAGCGATCCATGCGCACGCCGAGCGTCCGCAGAGCCTCGCGCAAGCCCTCGGTATCCTCGGGAATATCCATGGGCGGTAGGGGATCCAAGGCGGCCGAAGCCTTCATGGTGACATAGGCGAAGTCGGCCTTGTCCACCACGGCGCTCATGGGCGCATGCACCACGCCGCCCAGGGGCTTGGGATGCCTGGCCAATTCCGCGCCGGCGGCCAGCTTTTGGCCTCGCTGCACCTGGATGTCGTAGCCGCAGACATAGAGGTTCAGCCAGTCCGGGGCTGGGACGTCGATGATCTCGGAGGACAGGGGACTTTGCAGTGAAAACGTTGGCTTGCGCATGCTCATTTCCTTTGCAGATGGCAGGCGTTGCAGCTCTCTTTCCCGAACGGCCCCGCGCCCATGCTTTCATGGCAGTTCATGCATTGGGCATGGAGAGCGTCGGTGCGCAGGGGAATGCCGGAGACGTCGGGCTGGTCTGTCGCGGTCTGGTCGGCCTTCGGCGGTGCGGCGTGGCAACGCGTGCAGGCGTTGATGCTTTTGAAGGCGGTACGGTGGGTCGCCTTGAACGTCGCATCGAAAGCCGCGGGGTGACATGAGCCGCAGGCCTCGGGATTCATTGGATCCGCCCCGTCGTGGTGGCAGTCGCCACAGGCCAGACCGAGGTCGTCGGCATGGTGCCCGTGGCTGAAGAGGACTCGGCCTCCGGCGTTGTCCAAGACGATGCGCGGGGGGGTGCCCTGGGCCGGGGCGATGTGCAGATAGCCGAATACGGCCACCAAGCACAGAACCGCCGTAATGGCGGCGATGGGATAATACCTTTTGCTCATAGTGCCTTGCCTTGGTCCGACGTTGTGGCCCCATATTCCTTTACGCAAACACTCGGGCAGGGGCTGATTCAGCAATCAGGCCCTTTAGCAATACTTGTACCAAGAAAAAATGGCGAGAGCGAATTCGCGCATAAGTTAATCATATTAATGTATTATGCCGCTTATCGCAAGCCGGTCATGAAAATTTTGCGCGAAATTCAGACTGATCTTGCCACGTGTTTGCCGCAAATGTTGCGCGATTCCTCGCGGTTGATACACGCGAAGAGGGAAGGGCAATGGTGTTTCTTTCTCCCAACTCCAGCCAACATGTGGGCTTATCGGGGAAATTTCTAGATGTGATTGCCCGCTTCTTCGAGCAAGGCATCGAGAGGCCGTCACAAAGGATTTCACCCCTGCGCACCTTGTCTTACTGTGTCTCGCGCTATTTTTCAGCGATGCCTCGAGAGCATTTCAAGGAAACCGGAAATCCACATGCTCAGAGTGAATGGAGGAAGTTCCCCGCGTCTGTCCTCTTCGGGACGGATCATCCTGGGGGGGCTTGCCTTTTGCTGCATGAGACGATAGGAATTTTCAGCTTTAGAAAAACTGTAGACCGGAGCCCGAATGCTCAAGCGAATATCGTCCCAGAACCTGAGGGTAGGGATGTTCGTCGTGGAGTATGGCGACGGTTCTTTCGATTGCCCCCGTGTGCGCCTGGACCGGCAACTGGAGTCCCTGGCCGACGTGGAGGCCGTGCGGCGAGAGAGCAAGGAAGCCATGGTGGACATGGCCTTGAGCCGCATCAGTCCGGAGCCTGCCCCTCCTGAGAGCGAAGGGCTTTCCTCCATCCCACCATTCCTGCCCAGCGGCACGCTGGGGCCGGAACCCATGATTTCCCTGGCCGAAGAACTGCGCGTGGCGCGTGCGGTCTACAACAAGTCCCTGGACTTCATGAGTCGCTTTCTGCGCGACGTGAAGCTGGGCCGCGCGACCAGCGTGGGGGAGGCCGAGCAGGTTGCCGGTGAGATCGGCGCCAGCGCGGCCCGCAACCATAAGGCCGCCAGCAGCCTGTCCATCACCCGAAGCCACGGCTATGTGACCAATCACAGTGTCAACGTGGCTTTCCTGGCGGCCGCCCTGGGTGTGCGGCTGTCGTTGCCCGAGTCCCATCTGCATACGCTGACTCTGGCGGCTCTTCTGCACGACGTGGGCAAGGCCCTGCTGCCTGACGCCGTACTGCACAAGCCCGGCAAGCTTACAGCCAAGGAATATGCCCTGGTCAAGCGCCATCCTCAGGACGGCCATGATCTGTTGGCGGCCCAGCACCTCTTCTCCCGCGATGTGCTGGACGCGGTTCGGGATCACCATGAGTCGCGTGACGGCACCGGCTACCCCGGGGGCAAGGCCGGTGAGGAGATCAATCCCTTCGCCCACTACCTGAGCATCCTGGACGTCTACGACGCCCTCATCAGCTACCGCACCTACCGTAGGGCCCTGACACCCTTCCAGGCCCTCAAGTTCCTTTACGCCAATCGCGAGACGCGCTTCAGCTCACCGCACCTGTTGGCGTTCATCCGCTTCATTGGGATCTACCCGGTGGGCAGCTTCGTACGGCTGGCCGACGGCTGCTACGGCTTGGTCACGGACTTTCACGAAGACAAGCCCGACGCGCCCCGGGTCAAGGTGGTCTTCGACAAGCGGCTGCGTCCCATGCGTCCGGTGACCGTGGACACGGCCCAGGGCAACGGTGGGGCGAGGGTGGTGGAACTGGGGCTCAACCCCAAGGACTACCATCTGAACACGGAACTCTTCTTCCCCTGACGCGCTGGCCTTCCGGCCGGTGGTCATTCTCCTCTGAACATCTCGAGATAATTGGCGAAGAGCCTCGGGCTCAGGCGAGAGAACTGGTCGAAGTCGGCCACGATCTCCAGTCCCGGCACGATGGCCCGGGCCACCGGGATGCCCAGATCCTTGCGGGTCAGGTCCGCGTAGATCACCGGGTAGCCGTTGGCGATGAGGGTCTCCTCCAGCACGAGCAGGTCGCCTTCCGGGCTGCCCGTGCCGAAGTCCGGCAGATCCTCCAGGCGTCGCACGGCCAGTCCCTCGGGCGCGGGCGACCCGGCAGGGCCCGGAAAGGGGTAGGGCGTCTCGGTCATGCCCGAGACCAGGGCCCGGCGGCCGGAGAGGTTGCAGCCCATGCCCTTGTTCACGTCGCCCCGGCGGCCCAGGACGATGGACTTCCAGCAGGGCACCCCGAACTCCGGGGTGACGTCCAGGAACCAGGGGGCGATGCCGCAGGCGGCATAGTCTTCCAGAAGCTTGCCCACGAGGGGGTCGTTTGTCTTCAGGCGGAAGCAGCGCGCCGGATCGAAGGGGCGCACGGCTTCGGCGTCGCGCTCCAGAACCTCGCAGAGTCCGGCCAGTCGCGCCTCCTCCGGGGTGTTGCCCGAGGCCAGCCCGGTGGAGCCCAGGGCGCTGAACAGGGCGGGCTCGTCCAGGTTGCAGAAGAGGAAGACCAATTGGGCCGGGATGAGGATCGGGCGGCGGCCCTTGGCGTCCGCCATCTCGGCCTCCATCCACCAGAGCTTCTGCCCGGTGTAGGGGGCCTCCAGACGCAGGTGGTTGGGGTCCAGGGCTTCGGCTGTGGCGGAAACCTCGGCGTGGCTGCCGTGGACCAGGGGATAGTCCCTGGAATAGCCCCGGATGCCGTTCGCATCGCAGCTCGCGTAGGAGGAATAGCGTTCGCACATCTCCATGAGATAGGAGGCTCGGGCGGCCTCCAGGCTCAACCCGCGGCCGTAGGCGGTCTGCATGCCCTGGAACTGGACGTCCTGGCGGCCGCTGTCCGCGCGGAAGCGC is a window of Desulfovibrio aminophilus DSM 12254 DNA encoding:
- a CDS encoding FAD:protein FMN transferase, which translates into the protein MPDAILTRRQFLRAGGILGLGLSLAPSLAAAEAAAPERLRLERTRFLMGTFVTMTAMHPSQDRAEEAIEAAFAEMERLCGILDRHRDDTPLSHLNRHGTLRNAPPELSFVVDRALRTRDVAGGAFDPTVLPLVTLLKDRAGRAPGDPGPSRAEIREVLDLVDAGAVGLDSGTVRLGRQGMALTLDGIAKGYIVDRASDTLRSFGVNDHLINAGGDIRAAGGPAPGRAWSVAVEDPERRGRYPSILRLRDGAVATSGSYEAPLDASGRLHHIVDPRTGGCPRQITSVSVAAPSAMEADALATALFVLPPGQALATADALPGRACLLISSSGAQARSRDWPVFEKA
- a CDS encoding RnfABCDGE type electron transport complex subunit B; the encoded protein is MVTTSVLVVFGLSLAAALLLAAASKVFSVKEDPRVAEVEGVMPGANCGGCGFPGCSAAAAAVVAGEAPPEVCVAGGMDVAEAIAKVMGLSVAYKEPKVASLICSGGDRARQMFAYEGVRDCRAEAMLYGGEKTCGMGCIGMGSCVRACPFGAVRLGAEGLPIVNKALCRSCGKCAEVCPTGAIRITSFSASLLHVNKLDDCLAPCMQKCPVQLDVRTFIQQVKSGDYRSALLTLKNRNPLPAIVGRVCPHPCEDICRRKLVDEGVAINTLERFVADWEMHSGQRVPIHCGPDTGIKIAIVGGGPSGLSCAYFLRRLGHHPVIFESRAEAGGLLRYAVPEFRLPRHVVDWEVQGILDLGVELRTYMTLGREFGLKDLEAEGFKAVFLATGAWTTPLLDIPGSDARNLQGGVEFLTGLGSLWSSLRNQTVVIIGDTNTALDCARAVARMGARRTVVLSPNIQRKMPANKEEVERAKEIGAEVLFQTLPVSIVTDASGRGTKVWFQQCRYKDQEKATGEIIPLPDTDEIIEDVDLIIAATDRKPDLTPFNEASGLAGLKRSRRDTLDGDDTTMQTNLPNVFVGGEVRRGRAIVMEAVTDGRKAARSIHLFVTSGEVAQPVEPQVRVIPESILKDMRVKYTIPRVIAPEIPVDMRRQHFTMEVRRGIQEREAIKESSRCLRCGLTCYDADAGFEFAGDRDVKPHPGSRKEQGNA
- a CDS encoding electron transport complex protein RnfA gives rise to the protein MEYFLLIISAVFINNIVLVQYLGTCPFLGTSKSTDVALGMGGAVIFVIGMSVALTWPIQKMLLEPYGLDYLRTIVFILVIASLVQFVEMFLKKMIPPLYRALGLYLPLITTNCAVLGSAILVQKNSYGFTKSVVFGLATGVGFTLALVIISSIRERFDISPIPHVFRGVPIALITAGLMSLAFLAFTGMAS
- the rsxE gene encoding electron transport complex subunit RsxE; the protein is MGRAVKEFTKGLWRELPPFRIVLGLCPTLAVTTSAKNGLGMGCAVIFVLVVSNFLVALLRKIIPSKVRIACFILIAATVVVAVELLMQAYTYPLYLELGIFVPLIVVNCIILGRAEAFASRNPVFLSVLDGLGMGMGFTMSLTFLGGLRELIGAGTLFGKVVTWSSFEPVSILVKAPGAFICLGLILAGMNALNRWNAKRHENEPPRALEAISSCSTCGSCKLCSRD
- the rnfG gene encoding RnfABCDGE type electron transport complex subunit G encodes the protein MREIIKMIVVLSLIGTASGFTLASLKEATRTRIEEQVLTFVQGPALAAVLPEHENNPIADRRKMALADGAEITVYPALSAGKLVALAIEGHGPGYGGNVGVMVAFDPGKDVVQAIGVTTHSETPGLGTRVFQPAVTSRYKDHPLTGLDLKNKGGDIDAVSGATYSSTGMVTAVRKAAEAYTAIKPGALAAWPR
- a CDS encoding RnfABCDGE type electron transport complex subunit D; translation: MAALVVKPHAITQVRLTVGPPSHWRCGRTLGSLMALSCLALLPALGMGTWRYGLDAARVVALAGAMAVISEILLEMLAGREVDVDNGTALFHGLLLAMLLPATAPWWLVAAGSFCTIALGRTVFGGFGSNPFCPPLIGWAVCEVSWPKYMDLDLMLAHWPTPDPLAQLKYLGTGAIDHLPLADLFLGNQLGAIGASQGIALLAGGLFLIASRRLRPHIPLAFLAGVAAMAALFHWLDPLTQAGPLFHLCTGSVLLGAFFLAPDPGSSPSGHRAMILYGFLAGVLVLVIRQWGIYPDGVPFAILLANLLAPLLDRVRPKFFGGRRHA
- a CDS encoding 4Fe-4S dicluster domain-containing protein, which codes for MRKPTFSLQSPLSSEIIDVPAPDWLNLYVCGYDIQVQRGQKLAAGAELARHPKPLGGVVHAPMSAVVDKADFAYVTMKASAALDPLPPMDIPEDTEGLREALRTLGVRMDRFMLNREILVINGVNPEPTVSVAEQLMRDAQPTLLRGLEAVRKLIAPQRMVLVTATLDQNLPGCETVRVKPEYPNSLSDLAVLAATGREKPENTIAVSVMKLWFIGRIMETGRPVTDTVFTLAGKNYRAVLGTPLSYILEFAGVPINAGDRLVIGGPMRGYTVYDVDHGLEKGAYAVTVVPKDAFPPMVGDPCINCSECVLHCPARIRPDMIGRYAEYGQFEKTLAYGLASCMECGQCSYWCTARRPLLHYIRFARKELADAANPWPMDGVVH
- a CDS encoding cytochrome c3 family protein — its product is MSKRYYPIAAITAVLCLVAVFGYLHIAPAQGTPPRIVLDNAGGRVLFSHGHHADDLGLACGDCHHDGADPMNPEACGSCHPAAFDATFKATHRTAFKSINACTRCHAAPPKADQTATDQPDVSGIPLRTDALHAQCMNCHESMGAGPFGKESCNACHLQRK
- a CDS encoding HD-GYP domain-containing protein, yielding MLKRISSQNLRVGMFVVEYGDGSFDCPRVRLDRQLESLADVEAVRRESKEAMVDMALSRISPEPAPPESEGLSSIPPFLPSGTLGPEPMISLAEELRVARAVYNKSLDFMSRFLRDVKLGRATSVGEAEQVAGEIGASAARNHKAASSLSITRSHGYVTNHSVNVAFLAAALGVRLSLPESHLHTLTLAALLHDVGKALLPDAVLHKPGKLTAKEYALVKRHPQDGHDLLAAQHLFSRDVLDAVRDHHESRDGTGYPGGKAGEEINPFAHYLSILDVYDALISYRTYRRALTPFQALKFLYANRETRFSSPHLLAFIRFIGIYPVGSFVRLADGCYGLVTDFHEDKPDAPRVKVVFDKRLRPMRPVTVDTAQGNGGARVVELGLNPKDYHLNTELFFP
- a CDS encoding YcaO-like family protein; the protein is MRYELRLMDNVAGVGCFMAHPAQNLSFNDMLEYLREHPLDDFMHQFLLQGMSGHRTRKLEKLIDEVTTGERRGDLVLAALLRETCLAHERFAHLLPRLDGLDPRELSENTPLIHIRSSLMPDQDLHRQWIRLFQANLTAHAPLPAPDETGLAIPFAPEDLPDGPAVTATVTRDRLRDEGRLPAPRERRPLEETIALATERLQKVGCILTREMAHKAALSPFSLLRSWLARFRADSGRQDVQFQGMQTAYGRGLSLEAARASYLMEMCERYSSYASCDANGIRGYSRDYPLVHGSHAEVSATAEALDPNHLRLEAPYTGQKLWWMEAEMADAKGRRPILIPAQLVFLFCNLDEPALFSALGSTGLASGNTPEEARLAGLCEVLERDAEAVRPFDPARCFRLKTNDPLVGKLLEDYAACGIAPWFLDVTPEFGVPCWKSIVLGRRGDVNKGMGCNLSGRRALVSGMTETPYPFPGPAGSPAPEGLAVRRLEDLPDFGTGSPEGDLLVLEETLIANGYPVIYADLTRKDLGIPVARAIVPGLEIVADFDQFSRLSPRLFANYLEMFRGE